The following are encoded in a window of Ignavibacteriales bacterium genomic DNA:
- a CDS encoding tyrosine-type recombinase/integrase: MFLFLRDGYYHLEYFDEVENRIRRISTRCKKKTEAISFLTDFNRKLSNKPKLKFILLHDFSNLYLQQLEKTHSQNYKAIVKISFALLEKGIGNIPITQISVRQLEKYFADTYQRTKQGARTYYIALRSAFNKAISWNYISENPISKIKLPKIPKNNPLFINEVELNLIIGKEDNPQLKDVYSFAFHTGMRLAEITNLKWNQIDLVERIIKVTNTADFTTKGKKERIIPINERMFLMLTNRLPKIMDINKDVYLFNRNGIKYNDEFISKQFKKAVRKINIDSKFHFHSLRHSFASNLIMKGIPIYTVMELLGHSDIKTTQIYSHLKVENLREAVKVLEY; encoded by the coding sequence ATGTTTCTATTTTTACGTGATGGTTATTATCATCTTGAATACTTTGATGAGGTTGAAAATCGGATTAGGAGAATTTCTACAAGGTGTAAAAAGAAAACCGAAGCTATTTCTTTCTTAACGGATTTCAATAGGAAATTAAGTAACAAGCCCAAATTGAAATTTATATTACTACACGATTTCTCAAATCTATATCTCCAGCAACTTGAAAAAACTCATTCCCAAAATTATAAGGCGATTGTAAAAATATCCTTTGCTTTACTTGAAAAAGGAATTGGTAATATTCCTATTACTCAAATTTCAGTAAGACAATTAGAAAAATATTTTGCCGATACCTATCAAAGAACAAAACAGGGAGCAAGAACTTATTATATTGCTTTACGAAGTGCATTCAATAAAGCTATAAGCTGGAATTATATTTCAGAAAATCCGATAAGTAAAATTAAACTTCCAAAAATTCCGAAAAACAATCCGTTATTTATTAATGAAGTGGAACTAAATTTAATAATCGGCAAAGAAGATAACCCACAGCTTAAAGATGTTTATTCCTTTGCCTTTCATACTGGAATGAGATTAGCAGAAATTACAAATCTTAAATGGAATCAAATTGATTTAGTTGAAAGAATAATCAAGGTTACTAATACAGCGGACTTTACAACGAAGGGAAAGAAAGAAAGAATCATTCCGATAAACGAAAGAATGTTTTTAATGTTGACTAATAGGCTTCCTAAGATAATGGATATTAACAAGGACGTTTATTTGTTCAATAGGAATGGCATTAAATACAATGATGAATTTATTAGTAAGCAGTTTAAGAAAGCAGTTAGGAAAATTAATATCGATTCAAAATTTCACTTCCACAGCTTAAGACATTCATTTGCATCAAACCTTATTATGAAAGGAATCCCGATTTATACTGTTATGGAATTGTTAGGACATTCGGATATTAAAACAACTCAAATCTATTCACACTTAAAAGTAGAAAATTTGAGAGAAGCTGTTAAGGTATTGGAATATTGA